atttctaagaCAAACAGCGTTTCTAGAAGActgaaaatgttaacaaaaagcTTGAATTTGGAgccagtggtccctgtgggctcgttccatataaatagggtttatctcctgaataataataataataataataataataataataataataataataataataataataataataataataataataataaggtaggaTATTTCTTCAAAAAAGATAATTCTTGCTCCCATacttgtctgtgtgtctgtctgttaataataataataataataataataataataataataataaataataataataataatataataataataataataataataataataataataatattgtttctaAGTTTATCCAAACTACATTTCTAGAACactaaaaatgttaacaaaaagcttgaatttcaagccagtggtccctgtgggctcgttccatataaatagggttcatcttctgtaataataataataataataataataataataataataataataataataataataataatgtttaataatattGTTTCTAAGCCAAACTGCGTTTCTGGAAGACTAAAACATGTTAGCACATTTTCTTAAATCTCCTTCCTGTTTATGTCTTGGATTAAGTTCTGAGAGTAGCTGCACCTGggcagggaagaagaagaaacattattttgaatattttctgaagtGGAAGGAGATAATCTCTGTTCTAACTCTTGCTCATTTCTGCGGAGTTGGAAGCGATgctgatgcttctctctctctctctctctctctctctctctctctctctctctctctctctctctctctctctctctctctcttttaatagctACTTTGACTTGATTAGGTAACAGAACAGTGATGCAGTTTGGTTCCTAAATTGCctttaaaatgtcatatttttttacgtctctctctctctctctctctctctctctctctctctctctctctctctctctctctctctctcaatagatgtGTCTTTCAGTCTGTCTATTTGTTTTTCCCATTGGTTTAAATATTATTGCTGGTTGTTCCTTTAAAGTTATGTcgataatggaaatgaaacagtAATTGATTTACTAAAGTCTTGTGATATTTTAAAAGAAGTTCAGGATCTAAAATGCATCACTTTTATATTACCTAATCAAGTTCaaaataactattattaaaagagagagagagagagaagagagagagagagagagagagagagagagagagagagagagagagaaaatatgatattttaaaagCAGTTCAGGACCCAAATTGCATCACTGTTCTATTACCTGAATCAAGTTCAAAataactattgagagagagagagagagagagagagagagagagagagagagagagagagagagagagagagagagagagagatacgtaaaaaaaaggataaaagctgAATACAAATCCTTTGCCAAACGAAAGCCGAACAACTACAGATAAAACAACCCTCCACATACAACCCTAGGCTACAACCTTCCAACcaattttttcggcgcaatcgagttttctgtacagccgctacagcgtataatcaaggacaccgaaaatggatctatctttcggtgggctcggtataatgctgtatgggccgcgccccctgaaagtttaaccacggcccggtggtggcctatcctatatcgttgtcagacgcacgattatggctaactttaaccttgaataaaataaaaactactgaggctagagggctgcaatttggtatgtttgatgactggagggtggatgatcaacataccaatttgcagctctctagcctcagtagtttttaagatgtgagggcggagagaaaaagtgcggacagaagtgcggacagaataaactgcggacagaaaaagtgcagacagaaaaaagaacagacagaaaaagtgcggacagaaaaagtgcagacaaaataaagtgacgacagcaaaaagtgcggacagaaaagtgctgacatgCAGAAtaaaagcgtggacagaaaaagcgcggacagaataaagtgcacaCGGACAgttaaagccggcacaataattttcttttacagaaaactaaaaacaatgaaGTTTGttagatatttcaaaataaaaacataacgtCAAAGACATAGGAAAAAATAACGTTTTGGGGAAATATCTGAGAGAAAACGTGAGCAGCGGAAATAACTGGGGAAAAAACATTGgtagaatattttcctttccacaaCTGGCCGAGGTCATCCACCAGGAGTGAGAACGTATGTTTGCATGCGTTACGACCGAActatcaattcatttttattgcattttctttcgtttctttgtttccttttcgcgttttggtgggggggggggttggaaagTCTCTTTCGGCGGGTGATATGAAAATGACCCGACATTTGCGGCATATAAGGTTTAAAGGTTTGGTagagcagtaaaaaaaatatttacgaatacagaatatagattgattgattgagtatagaatttaggccaaagaccaagcactgagaCAAATGAGGTTATtcaggttattcagcgctgaaacgaaaattgacagtaaaaaggtttgaaaggtgtaacaggtggaaaacctcgcatttttatatatatatatatatatatatatatatatatatatatatatatatatatatatatatatatatatatatatatatatatatatatatatatatatatatatatatatatatatatatatatatatatatatatatatatatatatatatatacatatatatataatatatatacacacacacacacacacatatatatatatatatatatatatatatatatatatatatatatatatatatatatatatatatatatatataacataacctTGTATTctagaaataattaaattcttttattatctaCATTGAATTTTCCtcaaaatgctttctttttttcaacatCTAACATAATATTTGATATATGGGAGACCAATGAATTGTAAACACTTTAAAACTTATGAACAAAAATTCTATCTACACTTCAGACGAACCGCCGGTTTATAAATCCCAAATTCCTACCCTGAATAATATTCGATTTTCTTCCCCCAAACTTAGGGGTGAAGCTGCCAAACCCACACCCTTTTTCACTGACCCCAGCAGACGCTGGTACCTTCCGGAGGTCAAATATGACGTGGTCAGGTCCAAAATAGTATGTTGATAACCAGAAAAGGTTCAAATATTCAGTCTGGCATAATACCTTGCACGAGGTAGGCCCAAACAATTGTATTACTTTAGACAAAAGCAAAGCACTTATAAAGTAAGCACTTATTTATCTCCTACAAGCATAATGCAGCCGATAGCATTTTATATAGCCAGAATTATAATCTCCTATAAACATAACGAATACTCAAGACTTAAAATTGGAAGTCCCaacaaatgtataattttagACGGAAgaattcagttattgttattaatatattattcatcagatgaaacctattcatacggagcaagcccaccaaaggggccactgacttgaaattcaagaaacttccaaaggatattaaggtgttcattaggaagaagtaagaggagatacaggaaaataaagaaagaagagataccgctttcttattaaaaaaagaaaataaaccaataaattaacaaacagataaaaatgtattgcaatgcaaggggaatagtattagggtagcgaTGCATTGCACCTCCGATAAGAATTTTCGAAGGTCCAATTGCTATAGCCGGAATTATAACCTCACATAAACAAAACGAATAGTCAATAAACTAAGACGAGGCACAAAAACACCTGTATCGCTGTCGACAGCCGTAAAACACTTGTCAGGCGAACACTTGCTCATTACCCGCGAGCGTAAATTGAGAATAAATTCTGGCGAATGTAACCCTATGCATGGCCGCCGTCGTAACCTTATATCATGAAGATGGAAAGCTCCATAAATTGACGAGAGGCAAGACTCGCAACTCTCCTCCCCCCCCCGATGGACAGAAGAGCTGTTGTGGGAGtggggggtggtggggtgggaTTCAGGACGGGGTGGGGTGGGGCTTACGTTGGGGTGGGGATTTGGTGGGTGCTGTAGGGGATGGGATTGTGGGGTGGGTGCTGAGGGGGATGGGGATATGGGGGTGGGGTGTTGTGGGGTCAGGAGGGTCGGGgatgaggggtggggggggatgaggaggggtgggggtgctgtggggggtgggggctgtGGGGGTAGTGGTGCTAGGGGTACTGTGGGGGTGAGGGTGCTGTGGTGGTGTGGGCTGTGCGGGTGAGAGTGCCATGGTGGTGGGGGCTGTGGGGGTGGAGCCTGTAGGGGTGAGGGTGCTGTGGAGTTGGGGGATGTTGGGGTGGGAGGCCTGTGGGGGTGTGGGTGCTGTGAGGCTGGGGTGCTGTGGGGGGTTGGGGTTGTGGTGTGTAGGAGCTGTGGGGGTGGGGGCTGTGGGATGTGGGGTGCTATGGGTTGGGGCTGTGGGTTTGGGGGTGTTGTGGGAGTGAAGGtgatgtgggggtgggggtgttgtggggttgggggtgctgtgggggtggggggttagggTACTGctgtggggttggggggtgggggtgctgTGGGGGTGGGGTGCTAAGGGGTTAGGGTACTGTGGGGGTGGGGTGCAGGGGGGGGTGCTGTGGGGGTGTGGGTGCTGTGGGGATGGGGTGCTATAGCGGTGGGGGTGCTGTGCTGCTGCCGGGCTGTGGGTGAGATTCAGGACAGGTCGCGGGGGAGAGAAGGGGTTAGAACAAGAGGTGGCAGGTAGGTAGAAAAACTTCCTGACGTATTGGGCAAATTGACTCGAGTTCAATTCGGCTCTTCCCCAAAAATAATTAATTGCCGTTTTCGGCAGAGAAGGGAAAAATGGACTCAATTTTACAGATCTCCCTTGATACAGCTAATGAAGCCGCTATCGGAAATTAGTAATAACCTTGCTATCAATATTTGCCTAGCCCGGCTTCCGTACTCAGAAGGtcatgcaggagagagagagagagagagagagagagagagagagagagagagagagagagagagagagagagagagagaagaagtacaAATGTTCTGACAACTGAATTTGACAGAAAtaactttatatgaaaaattcaagagcggtgggacagagagagagagagagagagagagagagagagagagagagagagagagagagagagagagattttgattctcacatatatatacattttgaagttgtaatgataaaaagataatttttttctgagtgaGTGAAAATGCATTACAGACCTTTGGCATAGATCTTATTCCacttaatattactattattaatcattatttatttttgtggctaTTATTAAtgttagtagtagcagtaatagcagtaataatagcAGAAGCCTTTCAActacaaaaaactacaaaaaacaaatgacaagAGGGACCTATAGACCCATCTTTTAGAAgtagaaaaatgatgaaaatgaggaaaatagaaGATTGAAGAGAATGAGATAATATTTTTTGCGATACAAGGAAAGGTTCCACGAAGAGTAAATCACAGATTTCAGGTAAAATATCAAGATATTAGTGAGGTCTTACCTTAGCTACCAATCAATATAAGAAACTGTTCATTTAAGCCAAGTTCTTCACGAAGCTAGTGATCAAACCTACGTAAAtgcacatttttagttttctgtaaaagaaaattattgtgccggttttgactgtccgtccgccctcagatcttagaaactactgaggctagagggctgtaaattggtacgttggtcctccaccctccaatcatcaaacataccaaattgcagccctcgagcctcagtagtttttattttatttaaggttaaagtcagccgtaatcgtgcttctggcaacgatttaggacaggccaccaccgggtggtggttaaagtttcacgggccgcagcagctcatacagcattataccgagaccaccgaaagatagatctattttcggtggccttgattatacgccgtagcggctgtacagaaaactgtttcttcggcgcattttttacttgttttcacgtACGTcaataatttttacttgttttcatgtaCCCCAATAAAAGACCTGTACTTTGACAGACGTCTGCATGGAATGGAAGATTGGAGGAGctctattttcaaaactgctcaCTGGAGTTGAAGATTCTTTTCCAAGTaatccttttacttcttcttcttcccaaggaTTTTCGGCCGGGTCGTGCTGTTGACTGCGGGTAAACAGTCTGGAGAAAAACACCCAGCCTGAGGTCATTCGAGTCATTTGCTGAAGTCTGAAGGTGTGTCAGCATGTTGCAATGAGTCTTCTCTCAATGACTGTTGCCACAAGGGCTTGTGATTTTCTCATGGGGTTGTGTAAGGTATTTTATATACTAAATTATTTCTGCACATGATTACgcaatgtttgtttattttttgatggGGTAATATTTTGTACAATACCTGGAAAGTCTTATTTggttatcgctctctctctctctctctctctctctctctctctctctatttctttgcttgtagagagagagagagagagagagagagagagagagagagagagagagagagagagagagagagagagagagagaggccattttcGGTCACTATAACATTACTGAAACATTAAAACAATGGAGCTCAAGgaatgatacagagagagagagagagagagagagagagagagagagagagagagagagagtcactataACATTACTGAAACCATTAAAACAATGGACACATTAAAACaagaaaggaatgagagagagagagagagagagagagagagagagagagagagagagagagagagagagagagagagagagaggcctttctTGGTCATCATAGCATTATAATGACACATTAAAACAATGGAGCTCAAGGAATGATAATATTAAGCACTCATACTGTATGAGAGGGAAAACAAATGACTTATTCACCTATCTGAACGACGCATATCCAGAGCCCGTCAATCACAGTCGGATATTTCCAAGGCTCCTAATTAAGGTCAGAGCCTTAGGGAAGGACTCTGTGATACGATTATTTCGGTGGGTCAGAGGAAGCTGTCAATACGGATGGAGATAATGACTGAGATGAggctttgtggagagagagagagagagagagagagagagagagagagagagagagagaagtttatgagtatgtatgtgtgtgtgtgtgtgtgtgagagagagagagagagagagagagagagagagagagagagagagagagagagagagtttatgagtatgtatgtgagagagagagacaagggacaaagagagagagagagagagagagagagagagagagagagagagagagtttagagagagagagagagagagagagagagagagagagagttcaggggaagaaagttaaaatgagagagagagagagagagagagagagagagagagagagagagagagagagagaactctcaacAGATTTCCTAAGGCGGAGGtacttcttttgagagagagagagagagagagagagagagagagagagagagagagagagagagagagagaggggaagaaagttaaagagtgagagagagagagagagagagagagagagagagagagagagagagagagagagaactctcaacAGATTTCCTAAGGCGGAGGtacttcttttgagagagagagagagagagagagagagagagagagagagagagagagagagagagagagagagagagcaaagttttccatttt
This genomic stretch from Macrobrachium rosenbergii isolate ZJJX-2024 chromosome 23, ASM4041242v1, whole genome shotgun sequence harbors:
- the LOC136851084 gene encoding uncharacterized protein — encoded protein: MTSGWVFFSRLFTRSQQHDPAENPWEEEEVKGLLGKESSTPVSSFENRAPPIFHSMQTKFFYLPATSCSNPFSPPRPVLNLTHSPAAAQHPHRYSTPSPQHPHPHSTPPCTPPPQYPNPLAPHPHSTPTPQPHSSTLTPHPHSTPNPTTPPPPHHLHSHNTPKPTAPTHSTPHPTAPTPTAPTHHNPNPPQHPSLTAPTPPQASHPNIPQLHSTLTPTGSTPTAPTTMALSPAQPTPPQHPHPHSTPSTTTPTAPTPHSTPTPPHPPPPLIPDPPDPTTPHPHIPIPLSTHPTIPSPTAPTKSPPQRKPHPTPS